Proteins from a single region of Hordeum vulgare subsp. vulgare chromosome 6H, MorexV3_pseudomolecules_assembly, whole genome shotgun sequence:
- the LOC123404271 gene encoding zinc finger protein CONSTANS-LIKE 10-like isoform X1 gives MGALCDFCGEQRPTIYCRSDAASLCLSCDRNVHSANSLSRRHMRTLLCDRCASQPAAVRCLEENISLCQNCDWNGHGATSLAAGHLRQTINCYSGCPSSEELARIWSFDFDAPSAAAEPNCEEGISMMSINDSGVSNHCHDQQDSSLLDIANTSLISDPHTGEKLKSSGEMNLRPLPTHQPAQSVSMAPKVPCVTDDDMFNDGSIYENFCVDDAGLTFENYEELFGTPHIQTEQLFDDAGIDSYFGMKEMPAADCNEQLKPMQPECSNAVSADSSLCVPARQAISSISLSFSGFTGEGNAGDHQDCGVSPWLHPGPEGSSASGSRGSALSRYMEKKKRRKFDKKIRYASRKARADVRKRVKGRFVKAGEAYDYDPLCDTRSY, from the exons ATGGGTGCTCTTTGTGATTTTTGCGGGGAGCAAAGGCCAACAATTTATTGCCGATCAGATGCCGCGTCCCTATGCTTATCGTGCGACCGTAATGTGCATTCGGCTAATTCCCTTTCTCGACGACATATGAGGACCCTTCTTTGTGATCGTTGTGCTTCACAGCCTGCGGCAGTCCGATGTCTTGAAGAGAACATTTCACTTTGCCAAAACTGTGATTGGAACGGGCATGGCGCGACATCCTTGGCTGCCGGGCATCTAAGGCAGACCATAAATTGCTACTCGGGGTGCCCATCATCAGAGGAGCTGGCAAGAATCTGGTCCTTTGATTTTGATGCCCCTTCTGCAGCTGCTGAGCCGAATTGTGAGGAAGGAATAAGCATGATGAGCATTAATGACAGTGGTGTCAGTAATCATTGTCACGATCAACAAGATAGCAGCTTGCTGGATATAGCTAACACATCACTCATCAGTGATCCACACACTGGCGAAAAGCTTAAATCCAGTGGCGAAATGAATCTTCGGCCACTTCCTACACATCAGCCAGCTCAATCAGTTTCTATGGCACCTAAG GTACCCTGTGTAACAGATGACGATATGTTCAATGATGGCAGCATATATGAAAACTTCTGTGTGGATGATGCTGGACTGACATTTGAGAATTATGAAGAACTGTTTGGTACTCCTCACATTCAGACAGAGCAACTATTTGATGATGCTGGAATTGACAGCTACTTTGGAATGAAGGAAATGCCAGCTGCTGATTGTAACGAG cagctcaaacccatgcagCCCGAATGTAGCAACGCGGTATCTGCTGACTCCAGCCTCTGTGTTCCTGCTAGGCAGGCCATATCCAGTATTTCCCTCTCGTTCTCTGGTTTCACCGGCGAGGGCAATGCTGGAGATCACCAAGATTGTGGGGTATCACCCTGGCTTCATCCTGGTCCTGAAGGTTCATCTGCCAGTGGTAGCAGAGGTAGTGCTCTCTCGCGGtacatggagaagaagaagagaagaaa ATTCGACAAGAAGATCAGGTACGCTTCTCGCAAGGCTAGGGCAGACGTGAGGAAAAGGGTCAAGGGCCGGTTTGTGAAAGCGGGCGAAGCATACGACTATGATCCACTCTGCGATACACGAAGCTACTGA
- the LOC123404271 gene encoding zinc finger protein CONSTANS-LIKE 10-like isoform X2 encodes MGALCDFCGEQRPTIYCRSDAASLCLSCDRNVHSANSLSRRHMRTLLCDRCASQPAAVRCLEENISLCQNCDWNGHGATSLAAGHLRQTINCYSGCPSSEELARIWSFDFDAPSAAAEPNCEEGISMMSINDSGVSNHCHDQQDSSLLDIANTSLISDPHTGEKLKSSGEMNLRPLPTHQPAQSVSMAPKVPCVTDDDMFNDGSIYENFCVDDAGLTFENYEELFGTPHIQTEQLFDDAGIDSYFGMKEMPAADCNELKPMQPECSNAVSADSSLCVPARQAISSISLSFSGFTGEGNAGDHQDCGVSPWLHPGPEGSSASGSRGSALSRYMEKKKRRKFDKKIRYASRKARADVRKRVKGRFVKAGEAYDYDPLCDTRSY; translated from the exons ATGGGTGCTCTTTGTGATTTTTGCGGGGAGCAAAGGCCAACAATTTATTGCCGATCAGATGCCGCGTCCCTATGCTTATCGTGCGACCGTAATGTGCATTCGGCTAATTCCCTTTCTCGACGACATATGAGGACCCTTCTTTGTGATCGTTGTGCTTCACAGCCTGCGGCAGTCCGATGTCTTGAAGAGAACATTTCACTTTGCCAAAACTGTGATTGGAACGGGCATGGCGCGACATCCTTGGCTGCCGGGCATCTAAGGCAGACCATAAATTGCTACTCGGGGTGCCCATCATCAGAGGAGCTGGCAAGAATCTGGTCCTTTGATTTTGATGCCCCTTCTGCAGCTGCTGAGCCGAATTGTGAGGAAGGAATAAGCATGATGAGCATTAATGACAGTGGTGTCAGTAATCATTGTCACGATCAACAAGATAGCAGCTTGCTGGATATAGCTAACACATCACTCATCAGTGATCCACACACTGGCGAAAAGCTTAAATCCAGTGGCGAAATGAATCTTCGGCCACTTCCTACACATCAGCCAGCTCAATCAGTTTCTATGGCACCTAAG GTACCCTGTGTAACAGATGACGATATGTTCAATGATGGCAGCATATATGAAAACTTCTGTGTGGATGATGCTGGACTGACATTTGAGAATTATGAAGAACTGTTTGGTACTCCTCACATTCAGACAGAGCAACTATTTGATGATGCTGGAATTGACAGCTACTTTGGAATGAAGGAAATGCCAGCTGCTGATTGTAACGAG ctcaaacccatgcagCCCGAATGTAGCAACGCGGTATCTGCTGACTCCAGCCTCTGTGTTCCTGCTAGGCAGGCCATATCCAGTATTTCCCTCTCGTTCTCTGGTTTCACCGGCGAGGGCAATGCTGGAGATCACCAAGATTGTGGGGTATCACCCTGGCTTCATCCTGGTCCTGAAGGTTCATCTGCCAGTGGTAGCAGAGGTAGTGCTCTCTCGCGGtacatggagaagaagaagagaagaaa ATTCGACAAGAAGATCAGGTACGCTTCTCGCAAGGCTAGGGCAGACGTGAGGAAAAGGGTCAAGGGCCGGTTTGTGAAAGCGGGCGAAGCATACGACTATGATCCACTCTGCGATACACGAAGCTACTGA